The Stigmatella ashevillena genomic sequence TTCCTGTCCGCCCTGCCCCTCACGCCCAGCGGCAAGGTGGATGAGCGCGCCCTGCCGGAGCTGCCGCTCGGCCCCCGCGAGCCGGGCCGCGTGGTGCCTCCCCAGGGGCCCGTGCAGGAGCGGCTGGCGGCCATCTGGTGCGACGTGCTGGGGCTGGCTTCGGTGGGCGTCACCGACGACTTCTTCGAGCTGGGTGGGCACTCCATCCACGCCATCCGGTTGATGGCGCGCATCAACGAGGCCTTCCAGGCCAAGCTCGCCCTGCGAGATCTGTTCCGCGAGCGCACCATCCTGGGGCTGGAGAAGCGGCTCGCGGCATGAGTCCCCTTCCGTCCGGACTCGTCCCCCGCGCCAGTCTGGCCTTGCTGCTGGTGGGGGCGGTCGCGCTCGCGCTCGCCACCCACCGCCCCCCCGCGGCCCTGGGCCCGGATGCGCCCCCGGACGTCTTCTCGGCGGCCCGTGCCCGTCAGCACCTCACCTGGATCGCCCAGGCGCCGCGCCCTGTCGGCTCGACGCGCTTGATCGAAGTGCGGCGGGAACTGATCTCCCTGCTGGCCGCGATGCGCGTCCCGGCCGAAGTGCAGACCGCCGAGGTGCTTCGTCCCCAGGGCTCTGCCGGAACCGTGCTGGCCGCCACCGTGCACAACATCATCGCGCACCTGCCGGGCACCGAGGGCCGCCAGGCCGTGCTGGTGTCCGGACATTACGACTCGGTCCCCAGTGGCCCCGGTGCCGGGGACGATGGCTCGGCCGTCGCCTCCATGCTGGAGGCCTTGAGGGCCCTGCGCACGGGCCCTCCTTTGAAGCAGGACGTCATCTTCCTCTTCACCGACGCGGAAGAGGCGGGGCTGCTCGGCGCGGAGGGGTTCCGGCAGCACCCGCTGTTCTCCAAGGTGGCCCTCGCCCTCAACTTCGAGGCCCGGGGTACTCGCGGGCCGTCCCTCCTCTTCGAGACGACGGGGCCTCAGGGCTGGCTCATTCAACGGTTCCAGGAGACAGCGCCTCACCCCATGGGCAACTCCTTGGCGGGCGAGGTCTACCCCTACCTCGGCGCCGACACGGATCTGTCCATCTTCGGCCGCGCGGGCGTGGCGGGGATGAACTTCGCCTTCATCGAGGGGCTCATCCACTACCACACGTGGCTGGACTCGCCGGAGCAGCTCGCGGATGGCAGCCTCCAGCACCACGGAGAGAACCTGCTCACCCTCACGCGGGCCCTGGCCGCGGGCGATGCTCCTCCCCGAGAGGCCCCGGCGCGCGTCTACTTCAATCCCGTGGGCGCCTGGCTCGTCTCCTACCCCCGCGCGTGGGCCTTGCCCCTCTGCATCCTGCTGCTCATCGTCGAGGTGCTCGGCACGGTGGGCTCCGCGCGCGCCGGGCGGCTTCGGCTCGGGGCCCTGGCACTCGCCGTGGCGGGCACGGTGCTCGGGGCCCTGGCCGCGGCCGTGCTCGTCACCCTGGCGTGGAACGTCACCCAGCACGCCACCGACTTGGATGCCTTCGCCCAGGGGGACTCCCACTCACCGGTGCCTTTCCAGGCGGGGCTCCTGGCCTTGGTGTTCGTCCCCTTCGCGCTGGTCCGCCGCTGGGGCCAGCACCACCTCCAGGACGAGGCGTGGGGGCATGGCGCACGGCTGTCCTGGGCGGTGCTCGCGGTGGTCATCACCGTGCTCTGCCCGGGGGCAAGCTACCTCTTCGCCTGGCCGCTGCTGCTGGCCCTGTTGACCCAGCACGCCCTGCGCCGCGTGGGCAAGAACCCTTGGGGGGTGGGGCTGGTGCTCGCCCTCGGGGGAACTCCCTTGCTGGTACTGAGCACCTCCACCCTCTACCCGCTCGCCGCGGCGCTCGGGCTCTCGCTCGCGGGCGTGGCCCTGCTGCTCGCCACCCTGATCCTCGGGTTGCTCCACCCCGCCTTGTCCTGGATCGTCCAGGGACGCTGGAATGCCGTGGCGATGGGGGCTGCGGCGGTGGGCGCCGTGCTCCTACTCTCGGGAGCGGTGGCAGCAGGCCCTCGGGCGGATCGCCCCTGGCCCGAGAGCATTGCCTACTGGCTGGACCGGGATGGGAACCGGGCCTTCTGGCTGTCCGACGAAGCCACGCACGGCGCCTGGGCCGCTCAATTCCTGGGTGATGCGCCTCCGGCCAAGCGCTTCGACGAGGCCATGCCCTGGCTGGAAACCGACGTGCTCTACCACGAGGCCGCCCTGCTCCCCCTGCCCTCCGCCCGCACCCGCCTCGTCGAAGTGGGCCACGAGGGAGAGGTGCGCACCATCGCCCTCCAAGTGGACAGCCCTCCGGCGACGGCGGTGCTCCGGTTCAACTTGCCACCGCTGGAGTTCCTCGAGATCCGCGTGGGCCACTCCCCCCTCCCCGCGTCCGTGCTCGCCGCGGGACGAAGCGAGGGGATCCGAATCGATTATTGGCAACCCCCACCGGAAGGGCTCCCGCTGCTCCTGAAGGTCCGAGGAGAGGCGCCCGTGCGCATGCGCTCCAGCACCATCTCCCTGAACGTCCCCACCCTCTCCGATTCCCAGCGGCGGCCGCCCTCCCTCATGGCGGCCCCCTTTGGGTTCGGCTTCAGCGACGTCACGGTCATCACGCAGACGGAGGCGTTGTGAGCCCCCCTTCTGGATCTTCCCCGCTCCGGGAGTCTCCCCTGGCCGAGCCCCCCTCCCTCCTGGTTCCCGTCTCGGCATCCCAGGTGCCCGTGTCGGTGCGGAACCTGGTCCGCACGTTTCCCGGCGAGCCTCCGCAGATCGCCAATGATCAGCTCTCCTTCGACATCCACCGGGGCGAGATCTTCGGGCTGCTGGGGCCCAACGGCGCGGGGAAGACGACGCTGGTGATGCAGCTCATGGGGCTCATGCGCCCCACCTCGGGCCATATCCAGATCGAGCACGTGGATGTCGTCCGCGATCCGGACGCAGTGAAGTCCCTGATCGGCTTCCTTCCTCAGGGTGAGCTGGCGCTCAACTACCTGGAGGTAGAGCGCGCGCTGCACTACACGGGGCGGCTGAGGGGCCAGAGCGAGCACGATGCCCGCACGCAGAGCCGTCAGATCATCGAGCAGCTCGGTCTGGGCAGCTTCCGAAGCCGGTATGTCAACCACCTCAGCGGCGGCATGTCGCGGCTGGTCGGCTTCGGCATGGCGCTGATGGGCCACCCCCGGCTGCTCATCCTCGACGAGCCCACCAACGAGCTGGATCCGCACAAGCGGCGCCTCGTCTGGGACACCCTGGATCAGCTCAACCGGGAGCAGGGCCTCACCTGCCTGCTCGTCACCCACAACGTGCTGGAGGCCGAGCGGGTCATCCACCGGCTGGCGGTGATGGACCGCGGCCGCATCATCGCGCTCGGAACGCCTCAGGACATCAAGCAGCGAGCGGGAGGCCACATCCGGCTGGAGCTTCAGCTCAAGGAGGGCCTGCGGCTGGAGGACCGGGAGCTGGAGCAGCTTCGCCGCCACGGCCAGGTCATCGAGGTTCGAGGCGGCCACTACCGGACCTATCTGGATCCCCAGCAGGCCGCCCCCAGCAGCGTCGAGCTCATCCAGGCCCTGGGCTTGGAGCGGGTGGAGGATCTCCGGCTCGCCCCTCCCTCGCTGGAGGAGGTGTACCTGGATCTGGACCGCAGCGCGGCCGGGGAAACCCCCGCGCTGCCTCCCCCTCCCCGCCTCGAGGAAGCTGCCCCCAGCCCCCGCCGTCCCGGGCGCCACCTCGTGGCACTCAAGTACCTGTGGATCGCCCACATGCTGGAGGTGCGGCACACCTGGGCGTGGAACGCCGTCTTCTCCCTCTTCATGCCGGTGGCGATGGTGTTCGGGTTGTCACGCATCGGCATGGGCCTGAGCGACCGGACCAGCCTGCTCTACATCGTCAGCGGGGCGGCGGTGTTCTCGGTGGCCACCGAGGGGATCCTGACCTGCGCGCAGCGGATCGCCATGATGCGCAAGGACGGGAGGCTCATCTATTACGCCTCCCTTCCCATCAGTCAGGCGTCCTTCGTCGCCTCCATCATCCTCTCCCGGGTGTTCATCGTCTTCCCCGGGGTGATCACCCCGCTGCTCGCCGGCTGGCTGCTGCACGGCATCCGCCTGGAGCTCAGCCCGTGGCTCCTGGTCGTCATCCCCCTCACCGCGCTGTCCTTCTCGGGGGTGGGCATGATGCTGGGCTCCGCCATCCGCGATCTGGACTTGCTGGTGGTGATCACCAACGCGCTCATCTCCGTGCTGCTGCTGGCGGCGCCCGTGTTCATCCCCGAGGAGGCCCTGCCCTCTCCCCTGCGGGCGATGGGGTTTCTGTTGCCTCCCACCTATGCGGCGGACGCGCTGCGCAGGGCGCTGGATGGCGCCGTGGACCTCCGCTTCGCGGTGGATCTGGCGGTGCTGGCCGCGATGACGCTGGTCAGCTTCGCGGGGTTGTCCCGCTGGATGCGCTGGCGCGTGGACTGACTCCGCGCGAGCAGGGCGGCGCTCCGCCCTGCTCCCACACCCCTTACGCCGGCGCGGCCTGTTCGATCCGGAGCAACGACAGCGCGCGCGCCGCATCGCCAAGCACCCGTTCGCGCTCGGGCCCGCTGGAGATGACATAGCCCAGCCGGTCCGTCGCGCTCTCGGGGGGGCGCAGCCGACTCCCCGCCGCCTTGTCCACGGCCACCTGGCGGACGGTGCCCAGCCGGGAAGCATCGCCCTGTCCCTCCACGCGCGCCAGCACGCCAGGACGCTCCGAGGTGATGAAGCGGATACAGGCCACGTCCTGGCGCGTGTGCGTCAGGTCCACTGGCCGCCCCAACATCTGCTCCAGCATCACCGAGAGCAGATCCACCCCGGTGGACAGCCGCACCAACTCCGGAATCATCCCTCCGGCCAGCCGGGGGTTGATCTCGATGATGACCGGGCCGGAAGACGTGAAGCGGATCTCCGTGTGGGCCGGGCCAAAGTCAAAGCCCACCGCCGCGAGCCCCGCGAGCACGGCCTCCTCCAGCGCCCGCCGCCGCTCGGGAGGCAGGTCCGCCGGGAAGTCATGCCCCATCTCCACGAAGTACGGCGGCGCGGAGAGGTACTTCTGGGTCACCCCGAGCACGTGCGTGGTGCCATCGGCCAGCGTCATCGTCTCCACGCTGAACTCCGGCCCCTCCAGGAACGACTCCACGAGCACTTCCCCGCGCAGGGACTGGCCGCGCTCATTGGCGGCGCGGGAGTGCAGGGAGCGGAAGTGCGCGAGCAGCTCCTCGGGCGTGTCCACCCGGCGCACCCCCGTGCTGCCACTCTCCGCGGGGGGCTTCACCACACACGGAAAGCGCACCGTGCGGGCCAGTTGCTCCGCCTCGGCCTCCGAGGCGATGACGTGGAACTCAGGCCCGGGCAGCCCCGCCGCGCGGAGCATGGCTCGCGCCTCGTGCTTGTTGTGACAGGCCTGGGCCGCGCGAGGCTGGAGGTAGCGCAGGCCGTGCCGCGCCGCGATGGACGCCACCGTGGGCACATAGAAGGTGGAGAAGGTGAGCAGCGCCGCCACCCGCCCCTCCTTCACCAGCCCATCGACGCAGGCCTCCACGGCCGACGCGTCGTTGGTCTCCACGTTCAGCACCCTCAACCCCGGGGCCTTGTTGCCCACCAGGAAAGGGTACTTCTCCGGCTGGCGGGTGATGAACGTCACCTGCTCGCCCTGGGCCAGCAGGCGCTCCACCGCCAACCGGCCCGTCCCCGTGGTGTTGCTCTCGACGAAAACGAATTGGTTCACCTGCTCACTCCAGCTCCAGCGAGCGGGTCAGATCGCCGCTGCGCATCACGGAAGGAGCGTAGTACGGAACCGGGCCCTCATGCGGCAGGGAGGCATGGCTCCAACGCTCGGCCACGTCCACGCCGTAGCGGATGGGCACGGGGGCCGCCGCGGCCTCCACCCCGATCAGGTTGTGCTTGGCCAGGTACTCCTGCGAGTAGATCGTCTCACAGTAGCGGTCTCCCCGGTCCGGCATCAGCGCCACCACGTGTTGATCCGGCTCGAACCGCTCCGCCAGCCAGGAGGCCACCACGTAGGCCGCTCCGGAGGAGCCCCCGCCGAAGATGGACTCCCGCCGCGCCAGCTCGTGGCAGGCGTTGAACACCTCGCCATCCGACAGCCAGTGCGCCTCGTCGATGACGCGGTAGTTGATGTTGCCCGCGATGATGCTGTTGCCGTGGCCGCTCTGGAGGCGGGGGCCGTTGGGCTGATGGAAGATGACCGAGCCCACCGCATCCACCGCCACGACGCGCACGCCCGGCGCCAGCGCCTTGAGCCGCTCCGCCGTTCCGGTGAGCGAGCCGCCGCTGCCCACGGTGCCCACCAGCGCCGCGATGCGGGGCCCGAGCGCACCGACCAGCTCGTGCGTCATCGTCTCCGTGTACGCCCCGGGGTTGCTGGGCGAGTCATACTGCCGCGGCCAAAACGCGCCCGGATTCTCGTGGAGGACCTCTCGCAGCCGCACCAGCCGCGAGTGCTGCCAGCCCCCTGTCGGGTGGTAGCTCTCGACAATGTCCACCTGGGCCCCGAAGGCGCGCAGCTTGTTGAGCAGGCCGATGTCGATGCGCGGATCCGTGACGATGATGACCCGGTAGCCCTTCACCGCGCCCACCCGGGCCAGCCCCTCCGCCATGGTGCCCGAGGAGCTCTCCGCGATGACGCCGCCCGGCTTGAGCTGTCCGCGGGCCTCCGCGTCCTCGATCGCCTTGAGCGCGACGCGGTCCTTCATCTGGCCGGGCATGGCCAGCTCCAGCTTGGCCCACAACTGCGCCTTGGGCTGGGACACCGCCCGCCCCTTGAGTGCCACCAAGGGGGTTTCCTTCATCAAGTCCAGGACCGAGGACGCCTTCTTGAGCATCGGAGGTTGTTTGAGCATGGGATTTCTAAGCCGTCGAAGAGACACCCGCGGCGCTCGCCGCGGCCAAAGCATCGTCCGCGGCATCCAGCCGCGTTTTCCACCCCTGCACCCGCTGCTGGAGCCGCTCGCGCGCCTGCCCCAGCACGGCCAGGTGGGCACGCACTGCCTCGGGGGCGGGGCCACCGCCATAAGCCGCGGCGCGCACACAGCCCTCCGGATCCAGCACCTGCGCCAGCTCCGCCTCGTTCAGGGAGACGTCCCGGCCCAGCGTGGTGGCCAGCAAGGGCTCCAGCAGGCCGCGCGCCGCCTGGGGCGTGAGCTCCGGCTCGCGCTTGAGGTTCACCAGCCGCCCCACCACGTCATGCGCCGTGCGGAAGGCGAGCCCATGCCGCGCGACGAGGTGATCCGCCAGCGCCGTCATGGTCGTGTCCTGCCCTACCAGGAACCGCCGCATGGGCTCCGGGTGGACGATGAGGTTGGACACCAGCAGCTCCATGAGCACCAGCGCCGTCCGGGCCGTCTCCAGGGCCGGCCACACGGGCGAGGTGGCCTCGGAGCTGACCTCCACGCTGTTGGTGAAGGAGGTGCTCTTGAGCCCCATCAGGGCATTCATCAGGAAGCCCGTGGCCTTCACCGCCTGGCCCCGGATGTTCTCCAGGACGAAGGCATTGCGCTTCTGCGGCATGATGGAGCTGGTGCTCACCAGTTCGTCCGGCCATCCCAGAAAGCCATAGGCCGAGCTCGCCCACGTCTGGAAGTCCGCCGACATCCGGGTGAGGAGGGTCCCCAGCAAGGCCAGCCCACTGAGCACCTGGACCACGTAGTCCCGTGAGCCCACCGCATCCAGCGAGTTGCCCAACGGGCCGTCGAAGCCCAGCAGCTCCGCCACGATGGTGGTGTCGATGGGGAAGGAGGTGCCCACGCCCGCCGCGGCGCCCATGGGGCAGCGGTTGAGGGTGTCATGGGCTCCGGCGATCCAGTCGAGCGTCCGCAGCAGCTCGGACAGGACCCCGCCCAGGTAGTGGCCGAAGGTGGCCGGCTGGGCCGGTTGCAGGTGCGTGAAGGCGCTCATCAGCGTCTGCGCATGCTCCCCGCCCAGCCGCTCCAACTGGCTGGCCAGCAACAGGCCCTGCCGCAGCACCTCCGCCAGGACGGGCCTCAAGCGCATGCGCGTCACGGTGGCGTTGATGTCGTTGCGGCTGCGCGCCACATGGGCGGCCCCGCCCACCTCTCCGCCCAGCCGGGCGATGTACTCCCCCTCATAGAGGAGGTAGAGCCCCCGGTGGGAAGGCGGTGGGGGAAACAGCTCCTCGCCCGAAGCCAGGCGGCGCGCCAACTCCCGGTTGAGTGCCAGCAGGCGCGAGGCGGGCTCGGGGGCGAGGATTCCCCGGCGCGCGAGCATCACGACGTGGGCCGCGTCGATGCGCAGCAGGTGGGGAAGCACCTGCGCCTTGTCGGAAGCGAAGTGCGGCTCGTACAGCAGCTCGAAAAGAACGGGGTGGGGGCCGCGCGAGAGCCGGCCAATGGCCTGAGCGCTCAAGAGGCGGGCCTCGGCTCCGGTTCCGCCACCACGTCGGCGACACGCGCGGCGGTGAGCCGGACGATGTCCTGAGGGACAATGCGCAACATGTGGTGCTCATCCCCTCCCCCTCCGAACACGAAGGGGTGGGTGAGCACGCGGGAGTCCACCACCACGGAGACCTGGGTGGCATGCCCCACCGGCGGCACCCCACCCACCGCATAGCCCGTGGCCCGCAGCACCGTGTCGGGCGAAGCCAGCTTGAGCTGCGAGACCCCCGCCGCGGCGCCCACCTTGCCCGCGGAGACGCGCACGTCCCCTGGGGCGATCGCCAGGACGATCACCCCGCGGTCCTTCTTGCCCTCGAACAGGATGGATTTGACGATCTGCCCGGGGCTGACGCCCAGCGCCGCCGCCGCCAGCGGCACCGTGGGCATCTCCTGCCCGGGCCGGACCAGGGAGGCATCCACCGTCTGGGTCGTGAGGTACTGCTTCAACCGATCGCTGCCTTCATTGACCGCTGTGCTGCTCAAGTCCGATCTCCTGGGGGCCTTCTGTCCTGTACCCCGGGAAGGCTCACCACATTGTTATTGCTCGCTTCGCTCAGGACGACCCGCTGAAAAGCGGAGAGGAACAGCGGAACCGCCAGCACCGTGAGGGAGCCATCCTGCGCTTCATAGGTGACCTGCCCCGCGCCCAGCCGCACGATCCGCACCCGGCGAACGTACACATCCCCCTGGAGAGCGAAAGCGGCCTCGAACAGCGCCTTCGGCAACAGGCGAGGCACCGGGCTCACCCCTGGGACGCTGGCCCTGGGCAGGTACTGCACCCCTCCGTCCGCCTCGGAGAGCTTCGAGACGGTCATCTCCCACGTATCGCCCTCGCGCAGCACCGGCGGGGGGTGAACCTCGATCAGCCCCTCCAAGAGCTCGGGCGGATTCACGGACTGATTCCCGTCCGGGAGCACGAAGACGCGGCGCCGCTCGGGCCCCTGCTCGTACTCGAGCGCCACCCCGCCCTGGACCGGAATCCGCGTCAGGGGCTCGCCCATCGTGTCGAGGGAAAGCTCCTGCGGCCGGGAGAGCCCTTCGCGGCTGCACCGCACGAGCCGCGTCCCTCCCGAGATGAGCCGATGGATGCCCAGCAACCGCCCAGGGCCGGTGATCTCCTCGGCCCGCTGGGCGATGGCGGTGCC encodes the following:
- a CDS encoding M20/M25/M40 family metallo-hydrolase — its product is MSPLPSGLVPRASLALLLVGAVALALATHRPPAALGPDAPPDVFSAARARQHLTWIAQAPRPVGSTRLIEVRRELISLLAAMRVPAEVQTAEVLRPQGSAGTVLAATVHNIIAHLPGTEGRQAVLVSGHYDSVPSGPGAGDDGSAVASMLEALRALRTGPPLKQDVIFLFTDAEEAGLLGAEGFRQHPLFSKVALALNFEARGTRGPSLLFETTGPQGWLIQRFQETAPHPMGNSLAGEVYPYLGADTDLSIFGRAGVAGMNFAFIEGLIHYHTWLDSPEQLADGSLQHHGENLLTLTRALAAGDAPPREAPARVYFNPVGAWLVSYPRAWALPLCILLLIVEVLGTVGSARAGRLRLGALALAVAGTVLGALAAAVLVTLAWNVTQHATDLDAFAQGDSHSPVPFQAGLLALVFVPFALVRRWGQHHLQDEAWGHGARLSWAVLAVVITVLCPGASYLFAWPLLLALLTQHALRRVGKNPWGVGLVLALGGTPLLVLSTSTLYPLAAALGLSLAGVALLLATLILGLLHPALSWIVQGRWNAVAMGAAAVGAVLLLSGAVAAGPRADRPWPESIAYWLDRDGNRAFWLSDEATHGAWAAQFLGDAPPAKRFDEAMPWLETDVLYHEAALLPLPSARTRLVEVGHEGEVRTIALQVDSPPATAVLRFNLPPLEFLEIRVGHSPLPASVLAAGRSEGIRIDYWQPPPEGLPLLLKVRGEAPVRMRSSTISLNVPTLSDSQRRPPSLMAAPFGFGFSDVTVITQTEAL
- a CDS encoding ABC transporter ATP-binding protein/permease; the protein is MSPPSGSSPLRESPLAEPPSLLVPVSASQVPVSVRNLVRTFPGEPPQIANDQLSFDIHRGEIFGLLGPNGAGKTTLVMQLMGLMRPTSGHIQIEHVDVVRDPDAVKSLIGFLPQGELALNYLEVERALHYTGRLRGQSEHDARTQSRQIIEQLGLGSFRSRYVNHLSGGMSRLVGFGMALMGHPRLLILDEPTNELDPHKRRLVWDTLDQLNREQGLTCLLVTHNVLEAERVIHRLAVMDRGRIIALGTPQDIKQRAGGHIRLELQLKEGLRLEDRELEQLRRHGQVIEVRGGHYRTYLDPQQAAPSSVELIQALGLERVEDLRLAPPSLEEVYLDLDRSAAGETPALPPPPRLEEAAPSPRRPGRHLVALKYLWIAHMLEVRHTWAWNAVFSLFMPVAMVFGLSRIGMGLSDRTSLLYIVSGAAVFSVATEGILTCAQRIAMMRKDGRLIYYASLPISQASFVASIILSRVFIVFPGVITPLLAGWLLHGIRLELSPWLLVVIPLTALSFSGVGMMLGSAIRDLDLLVVITNALISVLLLAAPVFIPEEALPSPLRAMGFLLPPTYAADALRRALDGAVDLRFAVDLAVLAAMTLVSFAGLSRWMRWRVD
- a CDS encoding ATP-grasp domain-containing protein — translated: MNQFVFVESNTTGTGRLAVERLLAQGEQVTFITRQPEKYPFLVGNKAPGLRVLNVETNDASAVEACVDGLVKEGRVAALLTFSTFYVPTVASIAARHGLRYLQPRAAQACHNKHEARAMLRAAGLPGPEFHVIASEAEAEQLARTVRFPCVVKPPAESGSTGVRRVDTPEELLAHFRSLHSRAANERGQSLRGEVLVESFLEGPEFSVETMTLADGTTHVLGVTQKYLSAPPYFVEMGHDFPADLPPERRRALEEAVLAGLAAVGFDFGPAHTEIRFTSSGPVIIEINPRLAGGMIPELVRLSTGVDLLSVMLEQMLGRPVDLTHTRQDVACIRFITSERPGVLARVEGQGDASRLGTVRQVAVDKAAGSRLRPPESATDRLGYVISSGPERERVLGDAARALSLLRIEQAAPA
- a CDS encoding cysteine synthase family protein, yielding MLKQPPMLKKASSVLDLMKETPLVALKGRAVSQPKAQLWAKLELAMPGQMKDRVALKAIEDAEARGQLKPGGVIAESSSGTMAEGLARVGAVKGYRVIIVTDPRIDIGLLNKLRAFGAQVDIVESYHPTGGWQHSRLVRLREVLHENPGAFWPRQYDSPSNPGAYTETMTHELVGALGPRIAALVGTVGSGGSLTGTAERLKALAPGVRVVAVDAVGSVIFHQPNGPRLQSGHGNSIIAGNINYRVIDEAHWLSDGEVFNACHELARRESIFGGGSSGAAYVVASWLAERFEPDQHVVALMPDRGDRYCETIYSQEYLAKHNLIGVEAAAAPVPIRYGVDVAERWSHASLPHEGPVPYYAPSVMRSGDLTRSLELE
- the argH gene encoding argininosuccinate lyase, producing the protein MSAQAIGRLSRGPHPVLFELLYEPHFASDKAQVLPHLLRIDAAHVVMLARRGILAPEPASRLLALNRELARRLASGEELFPPPPSHRGLYLLYEGEYIARLGGEVGGAAHVARSRNDINATVTRMRLRPVLAEVLRQGLLLASQLERLGGEHAQTLMSAFTHLQPAQPATFGHYLGGVLSELLRTLDWIAGAHDTLNRCPMGAAAGVGTSFPIDTTIVAELLGFDGPLGNSLDAVGSRDYVVQVLSGLALLGTLLTRMSADFQTWASSAYGFLGWPDELVSTSSIMPQKRNAFVLENIRGQAVKATGFLMNALMGLKSTSFTNSVEVSSEATSPVWPALETARTALVLMELLVSNLIVHPEPMRRFLVGQDTTMTALADHLVARHGLAFRTAHDVVGRLVNLKREPELTPQAARGLLEPLLATTLGRDVSLNEAELAQVLDPEGCVRAAAYGGGPAPEAVRAHLAVLGQARERLQQRVQGWKTRLDAADDALAAASAAGVSSTA
- a CDS encoding aminoacyl-tRNA deacylase is translated as MSSTAVNEGSDRLKQYLTTQTVDASLVRPGQEMPTVPLAAAALGVSPGQIVKSILFEGKKDRGVIVLAIAPGDVRVSAGKVGAAAGVSQLKLASPDTVLRATGYAVGGVPPVGHATQVSVVVDSRVLTHPFVFGGGGDEHHMLRIVPQDIVRLTAARVADVVAEPEPRPAS